From the genome of Penaeus chinensis breed Huanghai No. 1 chromosome 37, ASM1920278v2, whole genome shotgun sequence, one region includes:
- the LOC125045582 gene encoding facilitated trehalose transporter Tret1-like gives MDTRGGETKDKMKNITKIAASPRQILCVLIVACTPTLNGMLSGWTAVLPKLQEDSSRFTVTVQDVTWLASLNLIVGIGACPLAGTLGELVGPCRLLFLAMFPVPVFWLIQAYTPWLPLLYVCRAALAISTSMLCTMVQPLVAELCPVEIRGLAGTLPEVMGCAGILLSYVLAYLLPWDVATAVSAAPFVPLVLLLLLVPESPYWLVRKKRLDAAERSLRVLLGRSADVTKELDAIRSTTTLKQSKVKNQLQELRRGRNIRPVVLIIALFVLRELGGKAPVYSYTVYMFRSAGVELDAFYCTVFVGLTRFGATLVSAFILDYLGRKPVLVASATISALALAAAGATVYLEVVEASWVPLAAMLVYVGAYAIGLGPILWAYLGELLPTPVRSMAASIITFFHFSSSFGVNYMFLEVVATFGLGRTLMVFGSVNLVIAIVVFCFIPETKGRSLQDMEKAFVAKGRKEGKDNPIFEADEQPPHTDPLSQTQSDSHEATTASCASSISYNGPCTPSNSRTGPCTPPGTRTLPCIPLDTHDARCAPRSTNGSESRGGGRLSSRNSSNASSSPASFTEATIPAFIEPEEPTLQMTYL, from the exons atggataccagaggaGGAGAAACGAAGGACAAAATGAAGAATATAACGAAAATTGCCGCGAGCCCAAGACAG ATCTTGTGTGTTCTGATAGTAGCTTGCACGCCAACCCTCAACGGCATGCTAAGCGGGTGGACAGCTGTGTTGCCCAAGTTGCAAGAGGACTCGAGCAGGTTCACGGTGACGGTTCAGGACGTCACTTGGTTAG CGTCCTTAAACCTAATAGTAGGTATCGGGGCCTGTCCATTGGCCGGAACCCTGGGGGAACTTGTGGGTCCTTGCCGTCTTCTGTTCCTGGCGATGTTCCCCGTGCCTGTTTTCTGGCTCATACAGGCCTACACGCCGTGGCTCCCTCTGCTGTACGTGTGTCGAGCTGCCCTGGCGATCAGCACGTCCATGTTGTGCACGATGGTACAACCGCTGGTCGCTGAGCTGTGCCCCGTCGAGATCAGAGGCTTGGCGGGGACCTTGCCCGAGGTGATGGGCTGTGCTGGGATCCTGCTCTCCTACGTCCTGGCTTACCTGCTGCCTTGGGACGTGGCCACGGCGGTGTCGGCCGCTCCCTTCGTGCCACTGGTCTTGCTCTTGCTTCTCGTGCCCGAG TCTCCGTATTGGCTTGTGAGGAAGAAGAGGCTCGACGCCGCCGAGAGGTCTTTGCGAGTCCTGTTGGGCCGCAGCGCTGACGTCACGAAGGAACTCGACGCCATCAGGAGTACCACAACCCTTAAGCAGTCCAAGGTCAAGAACCAG TTACAAGAGCTTCGCCGAGGTCGTAACATCCGTCCCGTGGTGCTGATCATTGCTCTGTTCGTCCTGAGGGAACTCGGCGGGAAAGCCCCCGTCTACAGCTACACCGTCTACATGTTTCGCAGCGCGGGAGTAGAGCTGGACGCCTTCTACTGCACAGTGTTCGTCGGATTAACTCGTTTTGGCGCTACTTTAGTGTCAGCTTTCATCCTGGATTACCTGGGCCGAAAGCCGGTGCTAGTGGCGTCAGCGACGATATCGGCCCTGGCTCTGGCTGCCGCCGGCGCCACTGTCTACCTGGAGGTGGTGGAGGCGTCGTGGGTGCCCTTGGCGGCCATGCTGGTGTATGTGGGGGCGTACGCAATCGGTCTCGGCCCTATCTTGTGGGCTTACCTCGGCGAACTCCTTCCGACCCCAGTGAGATCCATGGCAGCGTCTATAATtaccttcttccacttctcctcctccttcggcgtAAACTACATGTTCCTTGAGGTCGTAGCGACCTTCGGACTCGGTCGGACGCTGATGGTGTTCGGATCCGTCAATCTGGTTATTGCCATAGTTGTCTTCTGCTTCATACCTGAGACGAAAGGCCGCTCTCTGCAGGACATGGAGAAGGCTTTCGTAGCGAAGGGCCGCAAGGAAGGAAAAGACAACCCGATCTTCGAAGCAGATGAGCAGCCTCCCCACACAGACCCGCTCAGCCAAACTCAAAGCGACTCGCACGAGGCCACGACCGCCTCTTGTGCTTCGTCAATCTCATACAACGGGCCATGCACACCCTCGAATTCCAGAACTGGACCGTGCACTCCTCCAGGAACCCGTACCTTACCATGCATACCGCTTGATACGCATGATGCCCGATGCGCCCCGCGAAGCACCAATGGATCAGAATCCAGAGGGGGCGGTAGGCTTTCTTCACGCAATTCGTCGAACGCTTCCTCCTCTCCAGCTTCATTCACAGAGGCCACAATCCCAGCCTTCATTGAACCAGAAGAACCTACATTACAAATGACTTATCTGTAA